From Alteribacter lacisalsi, a single genomic window includes:
- a CDS encoding NUDIX hydrolase produces MKRIDAVHAVILHEIEDKVLMVKNIGSGWSLPGGGVEAGETLEQAVVREAAEETGLSIAPGPLLHVNEVFFEAKNSHVLFFTFLAAHAEGTPAIVQPDEIADIQWVSFDTADRLMPYFQDGIKKMASSPSSYRFQGHYTS; encoded by the coding sequence ATGAAACGGATTGACGCAGTTCATGCGGTTATTCTTCACGAAATAGAAGATAAAGTGCTGATGGTCAAAAACATCGGAAGCGGCTGGTCTCTTCCCGGCGGCGGTGTCGAAGCAGGCGAAACGCTGGAACAGGCTGTGGTCCGGGAAGCGGCAGAAGAAACGGGCTTATCAATCGCACCCGGTCCCCTTTTACACGTAAACGAAGTGTTTTTTGAAGCCAAAAACAGTCATGTTCTATTTTTCACGTTTCTCGCAGCGCATGCAGAAGGCACCCCTGCCATTGTTCAGCCCGATGAAATCGCCGACATTCAGTGGGTGAGCTTCGATACAGCCGATCGTCTGATGCCCTATTTTCAGGATGGGATTAAAAAAATGGCTTCTTCACCTTCCAGCTACCGATTTCAGGGACACTACACCTCTTAA
- the fosB gene encoding metallothiol transferase FosB — translation MRVKGLNHLCFSVSDLERSVDFYERVFEAKLLVKGRSTAYFDVNGIWVALNEEKDVPREQAGTTYTHMAFSVEEEDFDAVKEKLHSLNVNVLAGRERAADDGRSIYFTDLDGHKFEFHAGTLEQRLNYYRREKPHMTFYE, via the coding sequence ATGCGTGTAAAGGGATTAAATCATCTTTGTTTTTCCGTATCGGATCTGGAGAGGTCTGTGGATTTTTACGAGCGTGTGTTTGAAGCGAAGCTGCTTGTAAAAGGACGGAGCACCGCCTACTTTGACGTGAATGGAATCTGGGTTGCTTTGAACGAAGAGAAGGACGTGCCGCGGGAACAAGCAGGCACTACCTATACCCATATGGCGTTTTCGGTGGAAGAAGAGGATTTCGATGCGGTGAAGGAAAAGCTCCACTCGCTGAACGTGAACGTGCTGGCAGGCCGTGAGCGTGCGGCTGATGACGGTCGGTCGATCTATTTTACCGACCTCGACGGACACAAGTTTGAGTTTCACGCAGGCACCCTCGAGCAGCGGCTTAACTACTACAGGCGGGAGAAACCGCATATGACGTTTTATGAATAG
- a CDS encoding class I SAM-dependent methyltransferase codes for MDKKNSLWENQYLKTGQLWASEPEAALAKYVSLVSKDKKVLDLGMGEGRNALYFAGQGFKVAGTDFSTTAVERCKEKAEQLGLEVHMSAGNLKDYEIAPESCSLIIMANVLNFFRDREIDMILKKVEQGLQDGGLLYLNVFDSYEPGMQKLKEHGSEVAPGTFYRKQTDSYVHFFTCEELEEKLERFETIHKSDYQSLDLSHGEPHVHSGVELLVRRKCQPFV; via the coding sequence ATGGACAAAAAGAACAGTCTCTGGGAAAACCAGTATCTCAAGACCGGCCAGCTCTGGGCTTCTGAGCCTGAAGCAGCCCTTGCAAAGTACGTGTCTCTCGTGTCAAAGGACAAAAAAGTGCTCGATCTTGGCATGGGCGAGGGGAGAAATGCGCTTTATTTTGCCGGACAGGGTTTCAAAGTGGCAGGCACCGACTTCTCCACAACGGCGGTAGAGCGCTGTAAGGAAAAAGCGGAGCAACTCGGCCTTGAGGTACACATGTCAGCAGGCAATTTAAAAGATTACGAAATCGCCCCCGAGAGCTGCTCGCTCATCATCATGGCGAACGTGCTGAATTTTTTCCGGGATCGCGAGATTGACATGATACTGAAAAAGGTGGAGCAAGGTCTGCAGGACGGCGGACTTCTTTATCTGAACGTATTTGACTCATACGAGCCAGGCATGCAGAAGCTGAAGGAACACGGAAGCGAGGTGGCTCCTGGCACTTTTTACCGGAAGCAGACGGACAGTTATGTTCATTTTTTTACGTGTGAAGAGCTCGAGGAGAAGCTTGAGCGTTTTGAGACGATCCATAAAAGCGACTATCAGTCTCTTGATCTCTCGCACGGTGAGCCGCACGTGCATTCAGGCGTCGAGCTGCTTGTTCGGAGGAAATGCCAGCCGTTTGTCTAA
- a CDS encoding MFS transporter, protein MHSQLKLLLTGRIITNLADSFYLIAAVWYVSVTTASPFLVGLTGAVATMPAVLSFLQGPLIDRYEKRTILVIAMLVQAVCTVAMMAAFLTGQLSIPLLLVLLFTALMASSIMTPTENTLIKRWAKKDELTKVNSWFSFSYQTVDMIGDALAGIMVALIGVGLIFGANAAVLFTIAVVFLLFMKRDRIRENTSAASFLKNYQTDFTEGFRFVRGRRTLLAVFAGIIIMNVSGAMGLAMIPAFAEAPEQYGFWLMATSAGGLTGTVVSSKLKHIPINRLFPVLGLGIGVAWVAAFTIQVTIVPFLLFALAWMGIGMFGVYLPTLIQVNIPEEKLGIGFSFLFSFLASLTPAAFLAGGMLGEWLGPGAVLMMSGSGYLLFCLYMLLHPRMRRLGNLVEESFDY, encoded by the coding sequence ATGCACAGTCAGCTCAAACTCTTACTTACCGGAAGAATTATTACCAATCTCGCCGACAGCTTCTACTTAATTGCGGCGGTATGGTACGTATCCGTCACGACAGCCTCACCGTTTCTAGTAGGCCTTACCGGCGCTGTGGCCACTATGCCGGCCGTGCTCTCGTTTCTTCAGGGACCGCTTATTGACCGGTATGAAAAACGAACTATTCTTGTCATCGCCATGCTCGTACAGGCCGTCTGTACCGTGGCGATGATGGCAGCCTTTTTAACCGGACAGCTCTCAATCCCGCTGCTTCTCGTTCTGCTTTTTACAGCGCTCATGGCATCCAGCATCATGACCCCCACAGAGAACACCTTAATCAAGCGATGGGCAAAAAAAGATGAACTCACGAAGGTGAACAGCTGGTTTTCGTTCTCCTATCAGACCGTCGATATGATCGGCGATGCGCTGGCAGGTATTATGGTGGCTTTAATCGGCGTCGGGCTTATTTTTGGCGCCAATGCTGCCGTTCTGTTTACGATCGCAGTCGTGTTTCTATTGTTTATGAAGCGGGACCGGATCAGAGAAAATACTTCTGCGGCTTCATTTCTGAAAAACTACCAGACGGACTTTACTGAAGGTTTCCGCTTCGTCCGAGGCCGGCGGACACTGCTTGCTGTTTTTGCCGGGATCATTATTATGAACGTATCTGGTGCGATGGGGCTTGCGATGATTCCTGCTTTCGCCGAAGCGCCGGAGCAATACGGTTTCTGGCTTATGGCGACTTCAGCCGGTGGTCTTACCGGCACCGTTGTTTCATCAAAGTTGAAACATATCCCGATTAACCGGCTGTTTCCGGTGCTTGGTCTTGGCATCGGCGTGGCGTGGGTGGCAGCCTTCACCATTCAGGTCACGATCGTTCCGTTTCTCCTTTTTGCGCTGGCCTGGATGGGGATCGGCATGTTCGGTGTCTATCTGCCCACCTTGATACAAGTGAACATTCCAGAAGAAAAGCTCGGTATCGGCTTCAGCTTTCTCTTCTCGTTTCTCGCATCACTCACACCGGCCGCTTTTCTTGCAGGCGGTATGCTGGGTGAGTGGCTCGGTCCAGGGGCGGTTCTGATGATGAGCGGCTCCGGCTATCTGCTGTTCTGCCTTTACATGTTGCTGCATCCGCGGATGCGCAGGCTTGGAAATCTGGTGGAGGAATCGTTTGATTATTAG